Genomic window (Festucalex cinctus isolate MCC-2025b chromosome 7, RoL_Fcin_1.0, whole genome shotgun sequence):
AGACAGTTTGCGCATGATACGGCACATTGGTTAAATAAATTGATTACTTCTTTCGTCAGGTTTAACGCTCCCAGTTATAAGTCCTTACACAAAGTATGCGGGAATGATCAATCAGGCGACGCCGTACAACTACCCAGGTAAGGTCTTGACAGTTGTCAATCAGctcgtttattttattattattattattatttttttatttactaatGGCTGTTATTGCGTGTTTTAATATGGAAAACCCCGTTTACCGCGGTTCCAGATGAAAACTTTTTCgtgtttgttttaaatccaACACAACGTAGAAACATTTAAGCTAATTAAAACACTATTCTTTACTGCCTGTTTACTTTCACACTCGATGTCAAGAAATGGGAGACTGTAATGGGACTCGTTTGCAGATCTCCAAATATGAGGTGTTCATTTTATGTTAATGAGTATTTAGTGTACAGCtccataaaacatttttttttaatctaaattaAAATTATCTTAAAATGCAAATTTGCATGAATGAATGCAGCCACTAAATACCTCTCAAGAGTGTTTTGCTGTTGCCTAATCTCTTCCTCATTCCCCATCGCAGTTCCTGTGCGAGATGATGGAAACATGCCCGACGTTCCCGTGCACCCGTGTGAGCAAAGGGGAGACAGGCTGCAATGGCTCAAAGACCTTTAATTTCACAATTCTCGCCCCTTCTGTTCTGCCTctccatgtttttccaatatcccgcaataaaaaaatgtgtctatTTAATTGCCTGATTGTCTGTGATTGTACTGGAAAATGAGGATTACGGAACAATGGATTGAGACTTGGTTCCGCTGATGAAAGTTTCAACATCACGCTGATCCCATTCGAGGGCTTTCAAGCTGATTAACATTTGAAATGAACGAATTGTTCCACACAATCGTTAAGTCAGCGTGCACAAGGAATAAAATTAGGATGAACCGTGAGAACAGACGTCTTGTGTTAAACTATTTATCCAGAAAGTTCCAATCTGAGTTGACACAATGAAAAGGGGGAacagatttgtatttatttcacacAATGTCGATATACATTGTTATGTCCTGTTAGGAAACTACAGCTGTGTCTGTAATACAGTATACACATTGTATATTTCATATAGTTATGTATGTCGAAACAGTGTTAACATTTCACTTTGGTAGAAGACTTTTTAAATATGTCACATAAGTAGGTAGGCCTATATACATCACATTTTTGTAAGTTTTTTATCTTTTCATGGGACAAGTTACAACACTTTGCTACAGTAGTCAGTGTACCGCTTGCGTATTAATTTAAATTACCATTAATGCCTTAATATCcattggcaacaaaagtgaaaagTCAACTCGGgtgtgaaaatgtccaaattggcCACATTAGCAACACAATGAAGagggtgtttattttttagatgatctacatttatttgttttat
Coding sequences:
- the ndufa3 gene encoding NADH dehydrogenase [ubiquinone] 1 alpha subcomplex subunit 3, with the protein product MAGVAAFLKNAWNKEPVIVVSFAIGLMGLTLPVISPYTKYAGMINQATPYNYPVPVRDDGNMPDVPVHPCEQRGDRLQWLKDL